The sequence CGCCACCGAAGGTGATCGCACTTTATAGAAAGACGTTCCTTCGCTAGTTATTTAACTTCTACTTGGCGTTGGATTACCGGTATTTATTAGAATTAACGGATAAGATGAGCAATTTGTCGATTTGTATTACTCTAGGTACTCGTCCTGAAGCGATTAAACTAGCACCGGTTATTCAAAAGTTACAACAGGTAACAGCATTTCAAACCTATCTAATCTTAACGGGACAACACCGGGAGATGGTGGAACAGGTAATGAAGTTATTTACTTTGCAAGCAGATGAGAACTTAGATATCATGCAAGTTCAACAAACTTTAACTGATATTACCTGTTTGAGTTTACAGGGTTTAGAAAAGATTTTTCAAAAGATTAAACCGAGATTAGTTATAGTCCAGGGAGACACTAGTACAGCCTTTGCTGCGACTTTAGCTGCTTTTTATCAACGTATAGCGATCGCTCACGTGGAAGCGGGTTTACGCACCAACGATTTATTTAACCCCTATCCCGAAGAAGCCAATCGTCGTCTTATTTCCCAACTAAGTCAGATCCATTTTGCTCCTACTCCAGAAGCTGTCAATAATTTACAAAAATCAGGAGTAACTGGAAGCATACATCAAACGGGTAATACCGTGATTGACGCTCTACTAACGGTAGCCCAAACACATCCCCAATGCGAAATACCCGGTTTAAATTGGCAAAAATATCGTGTGCTACTAGCTACAGTACACCGCCGGGAAAACTGGGGTCAACCCCTCAGAGAGATTATTATCGCTTTTGAGACGATTCTGGAGAGACATCCCGATACCGCCATCTTATTACCCCTACATCGCAATCCCACGGTAAGAGAGCCCTTACAACAAGCTTTAGGTAATCATCCTCGCGTCTTTTTAACCGAGCCCTTAGATTATCCTCAACTCGTGGGAGCGATTCAACGTTGTTACCTGGTATTGACCGATTCGGGTGGTTTACAAGAAGAAGCCCCAAGTCTAGGCAAACCAGTATTAGTACTCAGAGAGACTACCGAAAGACCGGAAGCGATCGCCTCTGGTACTGCTAAATTAGTAGGAACCGATCCCCAGACTATTCTCGTTGCAGCTAGTCGGTTATTAGATGATCATGGGGCTTATCAACAAATGGCTACAGCTATCAATCCCTTTGGAGATGGTCAAGCCTCCGCAAGAATTGTCAAAATTATTCAAGAATATG comes from Gloeocapsa sp. PCC 73106 and encodes:
- the wecB gene encoding non-hydrolyzing UDP-N-acetylglucosamine 2-epimerase: MSNLSICITLGTRPEAIKLAPVIQKLQQVTAFQTYLILTGQHREMVEQVMKLFTLQADENLDIMQVQQTLTDITCLSLQGLEKIFQKIKPRLVIVQGDTSTAFAATLAAFYQRIAIAHVEAGLRTNDLFNPYPEEANRRLISQLSQIHFAPTPEAVNNLQKSGVTGSIHQTGNTVIDALLTVAQTHPQCEIPGLNWQKYRVLLATVHRRENWGQPLREIIIAFETILERHPDTAILLPLHRNPTVREPLQQALGNHPRVFLTEPLDYPQLVGAIQRCYLVLTDSGGLQEEAPSLGKPVLVLRETTERPEAIASGTAKLVGTDPQTILVAASRLLDDHGAYQQMATAINPFGDGQASARIVKIIQEYVQITA